CGGCTGACTGCCGCCGCGACGACGCTGGCCGGTCGACTGTCACCAGCTGGTGGCAGCGTGTGATCGGCCGCCTCGCCGCGTCCGGGTGTTACGAGGAGCGTGCGACTCTCGTCGTCGCCCTCCTCGGGTTCGGGATCGGTGGCGAGATCACCGGCCGGGTCCGCCGAGACGTGGGTCTGGAACGGCACACCGCGATTGCGGAGTGCGACCGCGAGCAGCCCAACCGCGGCGAGCGAGTCGCCGTCGGCGTGGCCGTAGAGCCGGACGAACGGCGCGGTCGCTAGCTCGGCAGCCAGCGTTCCGGCGGCCTCGGGGTCGACGGGTTGGGTCTGTGTGTCCGACATTGGATCGTTCGGTGGGTGGGTCGTTCGGGTTCGGGTATCTGGTGGTCAGGTGGTCAGTCGATTACTCGAGGAGTTCGACAGCGTTGTCGTAGCTGTATTTGAAGTCCTCGTCGAGCTCGTCGCCTCGGTAGTAGTTGACGAGGCGGCGAATCTTCGACTCCGTGTTCTGGAGTGCGCGTTTGTTCGAATGGTCTTGGCCGTTCTCGTCGACGTGCTCGCGGAGACCGATGGCGCGCTCCATGAGGTTCCGGAGGTCTTCCGGCAGCTCAGGGCTTGCATCGTTGTCTTCGAGGATCTGGGTGACCTTCTTGCCAGTCGCGAGTTTGACGTTCGGAATCGGCGTCCCTTTGACGCCTTCGTCGCGCAGTTTCATGCCGATGACGCTCGGGTCATGGCCTGCTTCGGCGAGTTCGACGACGCGGGCTTCGATTGCGTCACTCTCTACGTCACTCCACTCCGGGGGTTCGTCTGTCGCCGGGCGGTCCGATCCGGACGAGCCACGGCGACGGGTATGCATTCGTGCCATTATTGAATTGGAACGGCACAGGCCGCAAAACGACGTGTCTGCCAGTCCCGCGGCAGGGTCGACCGTCGGGTCGACCGCCACCGGGGGCTGGCAGCGCACTGTCGCAATCCCAAGCCCCGAGGGGCGAGTCAGAGTTACGACTGTGCTGTTCCCAATGGTGTCTCCACGGTGTGGGCGTTAAGGGTTTTCTATTCCGTATGGGTGTGCCGTCGACTGACTCAGTGTCGACGAGTCGAAGGCCTTAATAAGAGAACCGGGAAAGCATTTGTTGCGAACGAGGGCTCGTAGATCAGTGGTAGATCACCCCCCTGGCACGGGGGAGGCCGCGGGTTCGAATCCCGCCGAGTCCATCCAGTTTTTCTGATTTGTTTTCTTCTCAGAGAAACGCAATTACCGATCTATTCGAACAACTGACGCGCATACCGATTGATCGGTGCGCCAAGCCAGTCCCGCTGTTCGGCAATCGTCTCAAATGCTTCCATTGCCTCGTCTTCAGTCAACACCTCTCGCTTGATTAACGCCCGAAGCACAATCGGTGACAGCGCGACCTCACAGTCGACAAGCTCCTGCAACTCCGGCAATGCTCGGTAGTCATCAGTAATCAGAAACGCCGCCTCAGTCTCAGCGGCCGCCGCCACACAACTCGCCTCGCCGTCGTCGATCCGACTCGTAACGAAGGCCTCGCCCGTCGACTCCAGTACAGCCACCTGATCTTGCACCGACAGCACCTTGGCTGCACCCGCTCCGTGAACATCATCATACGCGGCTGTGTCTTCGAGTTCCGACCACACTGCCTGTGTAGTGACGATTTCGTACTCCCCAAGAACAGAATCGAGAACACCACCAACGGCAAGAGAGATGAACGCGCTCGTATCAACAACGAGCATTAGAGGTCTGCAAGCTTGTCAGCAAGCTTCTCACCGCGATCAAGCACGTCTTTCGAGGCTCTGACCGCCTCGGCATCCTGTCGACCAATCACAGCAACGAGCGTCTCGTACTCGATTTCCTCGGCCAGGAAGAGCTCAACCACAGCTTCCCGAAACTTCTCGTCGGACTCCTTGTCGGCCAAATACTGCCGTAACGCCTCAATGACCACCTCAGTCCGATTTTTGTGCGTCACCTCCGCCGTAACGTCTGCCTGCGTGAGCAACTCCTCGGGGAGACGAAAGTTGACCCGTTTTGTACTCATAGTTGTACATACGTTGTGGGTACAAAATCAAAAGCGTGTTGGTGGGACGAGGGGCCTCTCTGTTTCACTCGACAGAAACACAGTAGCCAACGATCAGTCGACGTCTTCGACCACAGCTGCCCCGGCTGCGTTTCGCATCACGCTCTCCAATCCTTTCCTCGCCGTTGCCTTCCGACTGTACCCCTCGCCGCTGTCGGCGATGATATTCCCGTTGTTGTGGACAAGCCGCCAACGCCACTCGTCGGCGCGATCCTGAAACAGTTCGAACGTGGCCTTGCTCGCTGGGGCTTCGATCCCGACGACCTCGTCTTCGACCGCTTCGCCGTCTGCCTCTACTTCATCCTCGGCAACTACGTCCGCGTCATCCCCGACGTCCGCGTCGTCACTGTCGACGACCCCTTCCGACTTGCCGTCGACAAGTGGCCACTCCAACTCGACTTCCAGTTCGGCCTCGTCGTCCTCCTCGTACTCCATCTCAAGCTCGAAGGTGTCCGGCACAGTCACCGTCACTGCGTCATCGCCAGTGAGTTCGACCGTCCCGGCTGCGATCCCGTCGGCCAGTCGACGGAGCGTCGCCGCACCAGTCTCGCGGCTCACAACGTGGTCGACCTCGTACTCCTCATCCTGCTCATCGTCATCCGGTCGATTTGAATCTGTCATAGTTGGTACTATGTGCCGTGCTGGGATAACTCCAAGTGACAATTCAGGGTTTCGTCGACCGCACTGTCTCCCAGTCGACTACGCAGCCTCGTCCCACTCGCCAATGAGTTCTGCTGTGTCGGTGATCTCGGCGGCGTAGACGCGCTCCAAGTAGTCGAGGCCTCGCTCGTGTTCCTCGGCGCTGAAAGCGTCGACACAGTCGGCGGGAACGACGATATCGTAGCCATTGAAAAAGCCGGTCGCCGAGGAGTGGCGGACACACATATTGGTGTGGAGACCGGTCATCACGAGTCGGTCGACGCCGAGACTTCGGAGGTGCTGATCGAGGCCCGTTTCGTAGAAGGCATCGTAAAACCGCTTCTCGAAGACGTGGTCTCCGGCCTTGGGTTCGAGATCCGGAATCACCTCGGCACCCTCAGTTCCGCGCATCGCGTGTTCGCCCCAGACCTCTAGCTCGAAGTCCTCGGGTCGGTGAGCGTCGTTGGCGTAAATGACTGGAACGTCGTGTTCGCGGGCGGCTGGCAGCAGATCGTCTCGGAGCGTGGGAATGATGTTTTCGGCACGCTCGGCCGCGATTGCGCCAGTCACGAAGTCGTTGACCATGTCGAGAACGATGACTGCATCACTCATGCAGAGATGGTGGGTCGACCACAGCAAAGAGCTTCGGACCACCCGCTGAAAGAGCCATTCTCAGCGGAGAGTTTGAGTACCACGAACTACTCATGTGACTCCTAAACACACTGCCAAGACGGCATCGCAGCCAGTCGACCGCGTCCCATCACAAACCCCGACTGTCGACGACAAACGATGGGGTAGCTGGCTATCATCCAGCGTATACAGAGAACAGACTGAGAGGCACCCAACGCCATCGCACATCGATTTGTGGTCAGCACTTAAGACATCGATTCCCCGGACAGTAGCTGATGACTGGACGATTTACACGACGGTCTGTGCTGCTGAGTCTCATGGCGGCGGCTGGCACAACACAGCTCCCGGCGACCGCAGCCCAAGAGTCGGAGGGACACGGCATCGAACAGGAGGGTGCAACGCTCACCCGGTTTGCAACTGGCCTTACTGGGGCCGAAATGACGGGCCTGTTTATTACCGCCGAGGGCCAGTTTTTCTTCAACGTCCAGCACCCCGATACCGACGGCGACGACGAGGCCGACCCCGGAATCGTCGGCGCAGTCACCGGCGTCGACATGAACCGGCTCCCGAAGGACTTCCCGAGCGTTCAGGTCCCGGAAGACGACGATGCCGAGGTCCGAACCGCAGTCGGCGACTACCAGCGGCTCGCCCGCGGCGGCGAGTCGACGGGCGATGGCGAGGAACTCGGCTCGGTCTACACTCCTGACGGTGAGTTCCTCGTCGGGCAGACTCACCCCGATTTTAACGGGTTTATTTCATCGAGCGAGGTCGACGGCGAGGGGTATCTGTTCACCAACTGGGAACACTGGCCGGGAACGATGAGTCGACTCCATCTCAGGCAGACCGGGCGAAACGGCCAGTGGGAAGTCTTGAACTCCGAGAACCTCGATTTCATCGATATCGAAGGAACGTGGCAGAACTGTTTTGGAACCGTCTCGCCGTGGGGAACGCCACTCACCTCGGAGGAGAACTATCTCATCACCGACACCCCGGACTGGAACAATCCAGACTGGGATGACGATGAAGAACGGGAGAACGTCGACCGGCTCGCCCGTCATCTCGGCCACGAGGAGGATGATGGAGAATTCACTGAAGCGTTCCCGAACCCCTACCGCTACGGCTACATCGTCGAACTAGAAGAGCCGGAACGAGAACCTCAGCCAGTCAAGCGGTTCGGACTCGGTCGGTCGGCCCACGAAAACGCGGTCGTGATGCCCGACCAGCGGACGGCCTACACCACCTCCGACGGCACCGGACGCGGCTTCTACAAGTTCGTTGCCGACCAGCCGGGTGATCTTTCGGCAGGAACGCTGTATGCCGCCAAAGCAACGCAGCGTGGCCCAGACGGTGGCGACGTAGCGGCAGTCAGCTTTGGCTTGGAGTGGATCGAACTCGCTCACGCCACCGAGGAAGAAATCGAATCGTGGATCGCCGAGTACGACGACATCACCCAAGCCGACTACGAAGACGGTGAGACATCCTACATCACCGAGACAGAGATCGAAACGTGGGGCGATGGTGAGGCCCCTGACGACCGTGTTGCATTCCTCGAAACGACCGCGGCCGCCGAAGCCAAAGGCGCAACGACCGAGTTCCGCAAAATGGAGGGCGTCAATATCCGCAGAAACGCCCAGCCGGGCGACTACATGTACGTCGGCATGTCGAACACCAACGAGACGATGAGCGACGACGAGGGCGACATCCAGATCGACGAGGAAGGTGGGGACTGGGGCGCAATGTACCGAATGGAACTCGAAGTCGACTACGATGTCAGCGAGATGGAACCCATCATCACCGGCGGTCCAGACGCAAATATCTGCGGTGGCTGCCCCTACGACGCCACCCCCCAGTCAAACGACAAGGCCTGCCAGTCGTGTGCGTTCAACCCGACCCGAGACGAGGAAGACCGTGGTCGACTGGTCGGAACGATGAACCTCGCCAAATCGATGGCGATGAGCGGCCAGACCTCGCTTGATCCGGAAAACACGATTGCCGAACCCGACAACATCGTCGTCATGGACGACGGGCGGGTCGTCATTGGCGAAGACACGGGGAACGAGGGCCACGACCACAACATGATCTGGATCTTCGATCCGGGCAACGCCTGACAACCGAGAGCGACGCTCGATCAGTCCTTCTTCGTTATCCAAGCGAAGTTTCGCTACCACAAGCAAAATTGTTTTATTGGCACGGTCAGTCGACAGTGCCAATGCCACTTGCGCTGCCACACGACGCCAAGGCCGGACCGACCAAGTCGGAAGTACGGTCGGTACTGCTCGGTAAACTCGACCTGAGTGAGTCGGATCATTTCGCCGAGGTCGGCTCCTGTACCGGTGCAGTAACCATCGAGGCCGCCCGCCGGGCCGGTCGCGTGACCGCCCTCGAACGCAGGGCCAAACGCCTTGAAGTCACGAAAAAGAACCTCGCGGCCAACGAGGAGTCGGTCACTGCCGAGGTCGACCTCCGAAACGCCGAGGCCCCCGAGGGACTCCCCGACGATGCCGACGCCCTCTTTTTGGGTGGGAGCCGGAACTTCGAGGCCGTCTTGGATCACGCCGTCGACACCGAGGTCGACCGGATCGTGATGAACGTCTCGCGGCTGGAAGTCGCAGGCCGCGCCACGCAGGCGTTCCGCGACCGCGACATCTTGGAGGAGGTCGTCCAGTTTCAGGTGAGCCACGGCTACGAACTCGCCGGGGCGACGAGTTTCAACTCCGACAATCCAGTGTATATGCTCGTCGGCAGTGCAACAGAGGACAGCGATGAAGGTGGCAAAAAGGCGGAGGCCACACAGTGACGCTGTACGGAATCGGCCTCGGTCCCGGCGAGGGTGATCTGGTGACCGTGCGAGGGAAAGAGATCCTCGACTCGGTCGACGTGGTCTACTCGCCCGGTCGACTCTCGCGGACGGTCGCACTGAAACACGTTGAGGAGTCCAAAATTGGGGACCTCGATTTCCCGATGACCCGCGACGAAGACAAACTCCGCACGGCATGGAAAGCCGCCGCCGAGGAAATCGCTCCGCAGGCCCGCGAGGGCGATGCGGCCTTTGTCACCCTTGGCGATCCGAACATCTACTCGACGTTCGGCCATCTGCGCCGGACGCTGGATGCCTTCCATCCGGAAGTTGAGGTCGAAATTGTCCCCGGCGTCAGCGCGATGACCGCCTTCGCCACCGCGCTGGATGTCGAAATCGAAGCCGGGGCAGGCCTCTCGCTTCGGGAGGCCGCCAACGGCCACGCGCCGACTGGCCCGGATCGGATGATCCTTTTTAAAGTGACTGACGCACCCGCGACCCACGAAGGGCTTGTCGAGGCTGGCTACGACGTGACCTACGGTCGACGGCTCTACATGAAGCAGGGTGAGACGATTATCACCGACGATCCAAGCGAGATCGACGAGCGCGACTACTACACCCTTGCGTATGCTGTCAAACGCGACCTCAACATAGAGCCAGCGACCGCGAAGTTCGCAGTCGACGAACACGACAGCGAGGAGGGCGAAGCATGAGCGACGAGTCCGCGGCCGACTCCGGTGAGGAGACAGACCCGCAATCTGCCATCGATGCGCAAGGCGAGCGTCGACGGGCTGAACTCGATGACCGGATCTTCGACCACAACGCGGGCGACGAACAGGAGGGCATCCCCTTCGTGGGTGCCGGTCCCGGTGATCCACGACTCCTGACGGTCGCCGGAATGGAACTTCTCCAAGAGGCTGATCTGGTCGTCCATGCCGGCTCGCTGGTCAACAGCGAACTGCTGGATGAGTACTGCGATCACGCCAAGACAGTCACCTCGATTGGAAAAGATCTCGAAGAGTTGATCCCGCTGATGCGGGACGCCCACCGAGAGGGCCGGAACGTCGTCCGACTCCACAGCGGCGATCCGGCGATCTACGGCGCGGCGCTCGAACAGATGGATGCCCTAGAGCATGAGGGAGTCTCAACCTACATCGTTCCGGGCGTCACCTCGGCGTTTGCGGCCAGCGCGTCGCTCCGGACCCAACTCACGCTCAACGAGGTCTCGAACCACGTCGCGTTCACCCGACCGCAGGGCAAGACTCTGACCGAAGAGGACGACCACATCAGCGAGTTCGTGGAGATGGGTGATGTGACCACCTGCATCTATCTCGGCACCCACGCCGTGGCCGACACGATGGACCGACTCATCGAGGATGGCCACGACGAGGACATTCCGGTGGCTGTGGTCTATCACGCCTCGTGGCCCGACGAGGACATGATGATCGGGACGATTGGCACGATTGGCGAGATCCTCGAAGAGGCGGGGCATCGGGCCTCGGCGATGGTCATTATCGGCGATGCCGTAACTGGGGCGGGCTACGAGCGATCCTTCCTCTACGATGGCTGGGCGAATCGGGGCGACGACGGTGCGGAAGACGAGGAGTCGACGGCAGACGAAACCACGGAGACAACAACACAATGAGTACTGACAACGACAGTTCTGACTCTGGCGGACACTGTAGCACAGCCGACAGCGACGGCGAGGTCGCCGAAGAGATCGCGATCATCTCCTTCAGCCGAAAGATGGAGACCGCCGAGGAGATCAAGGCTGAACTCGCCGACCGCTACGAGAAAATCGACATCATCGAGTACCACGGCGAGGTCTTCGACGACCACTGGGGCGAGTACGACTGCTTTATCGGCCTGATGGCCAGCGGGATCGCCATGCGGAAAACCGCCCACCTGCTCGACGACAAGTGGGACGACCCCGCCATCTGTGTCGTCGACGAAGCGCTCACGTGGGCCATTCCGATCACCGGCGGCCATCACGGCGCGAATCAGGTCGCCCAAGACCTCGCCACGATGGGTGCGATCCCGGCGATGACCACAGCCTCCGAAGCAGCGGGCAAACAGGGCGTCGAGGCCCGCGCGAAGGCGATGGACTCCCACGTGGTGAATGGTCGGTCGACGATTCAGACCAACCTCGCGGTGCTCGACGACAACCTTGGGCCAATCGCCCGACTCGACGGCCCGCAGGCCGTGCTGGTCGGCGATGATGTGACGGTTCTCAAACGAAACAAAGACGACGGCGTCGTCATCGGGACTGGCAGCGTCTCGGGGGCGTCGGCTGAGTCGTTCATCGCGGCGTGGGAGACTGCGCTTGCGGAGACCGAGTACGGGTTCGAGGATGTCGACTTCGTTGCCACCGCGACCAGAAAGGAAGACGAGGAAGGCCTGTTGGAGGCCGCCGAAGAGTTGGATCTCGGCGTTGTTGCTTTCGACAAGGAAACGCTCCTCGAACACGAGGGGCCGACACCCTCCAGATCGAAGGAACTCATCGGCTGGCCCGGCGTCTCGGAGGCCTCGGCGATTGCCGGCGGCCGCGAGCAGGACCTCCTGCTCGAAAAAATCGGCTACGAAAACGAGGTGACGGTGGCGATCGGCCGATGAGCAGCGAATCGACCGACAGCAGTACAGTCGACCAACCCGACGACCTCGGCACCCTCTCGGTCGTCGGCATCGGCCCAGGACTGCCCGACGACATGACCCAGCGCGCCAAACGAGTCATCGAGACCGCCGACTGCGTGATCGTCTCGGACCTCTATCAGGCGTTTCTCCGCGATGACGGCAGCCTGCCACCCAAAGACGAGGTCGACGACGATGGGTTCGTGACCCGCGACAACGGCCACCAACAGGAGATCATCCGGTCGACGATGGGTCGACAGATCGAACTCGCAAAAGTGGCCTTTGAGCGCGTCCGCGAGGGCGACGACGTGGCCCACGTCTCGGGCGGCGATCCCTCAGTGTACGGCAAATCCGACCTGATTTTCAAGATGGCCGAGGAGGAAGACGCCACCGACGTTCCAATCGAGATCGTCCCCGGCATCACCGCCGCACTCGGCGGCGGGGCGATGGTCGGCGCGCCGCTGTGCAACGATTTCTGTACGATCTCCTTATCCGATAAGTGGCGCGGCTGGGAGGAGATCGAACAGAAACTGCGGGCCGCAGCGATCAGCGATTTCGTCATC
This sequence is a window from Halohasta litchfieldiae. Protein-coding genes within it:
- a CDS encoding alkaline phosphatase PhoX encodes the protein MTGRFTRRSVLLSLMAAAGTTQLPATAAQESEGHGIEQEGATLTRFATGLTGAEMTGLFITAEGQFFFNVQHPDTDGDDEADPGIVGAVTGVDMNRLPKDFPSVQVPEDDDAEVRTAVGDYQRLARGGESTGDGEELGSVYTPDGEFLVGQTHPDFNGFISSSEVDGEGYLFTNWEHWPGTMSRLHLRQTGRNGQWEVLNSENLDFIDIEGTWQNCFGTVSPWGTPLTSEENYLITDTPDWNNPDWDDDEERENVDRLARHLGHEEDDGEFTEAFPNPYRYGYIVELEEPEREPQPVKRFGLGRSAHENAVVMPDQRTAYTTSDGTGRGFYKFVADQPGDLSAGTLYAAKATQRGPDGGDVAAVSFGLEWIELAHATEEEIESWIAEYDDITQADYEDGETSYITETEIETWGDGEAPDDRVAFLETTAAAEAKGATTEFRKMEGVNIRRNAQPGDYMYVGMSNTNETMSDDEGDIQIDEEGGDWGAMYRMELEVDYDVSEMEPIITGGPDANICGGCPYDATPQSNDKACQSCAFNPTRDEEDRGRLVGTMNLAKSMAMSGQTSLDPENTIAEPDNIVVMDDGRVVIGEDTGNEGHDHNMIWIFDPGNA
- a CDS encoding cobalt-factor II C(20)-methyltransferase, with amino-acid sequence MTLYGIGLGPGEGDLVTVRGKEILDSVDVVYSPGRLSRTVALKHVEESKIGDLDFPMTRDEDKLRTAWKAAAEEIAPQAREGDAAFVTLGDPNIYSTFGHLRRTLDAFHPEVEVEIVPGVSAMTAFATALDVEIEAGAGLSLREAANGHAPTGPDRMILFKVTDAPATHEGLVEAGYDVTYGRRLYMKQGETIITDDPSEIDERDYYTLAYAVKRDLNIEPATAKFAVDEHDSEEGEA
- a CDS encoding cysteine hydrolase family protein, with the translated sequence MSDAVIVLDMVNDFVTGAIAAERAENIIPTLRDDLLPAAREHDVPVIYANDAHRPEDFELEVWGEHAMRGTEGAEVIPDLEPKAGDHVFEKRFYDAFYETGLDQHLRSLGVDRLVMTGLHTNMCVRHSSATGFFNGYDIVVPADCVDAFSAEEHERGLDYLERVYAAEITDTAELIGEWDEAA
- a CDS encoding 30S ribosomal protein S15; translated protein: MARMHTRRRGSSGSDRPATDEPPEWSDVESDAIEARVVELAEAGHDPSVIGMKLRDEGVKGTPIPNVKLATGKKVTQILEDNDASPELPEDLRNLMERAIGLREHVDENGQDHSNKRALQNTESKIRRLVNYYRGDELDEDFKYSYDNAVELLE
- a CDS encoding HVO_2922 family protein, translated to MTDSNRPDDDEQDEEYEVDHVVSRETGAATLRRLADGIAAGTVELTGDDAVTVTVPDTFELEMEYEEDDEAELEVELEWPLVDGKSEGVVDSDDADVGDDADVVAEDEVEADGEAVEDEVVGIEAPASKATFELFQDRADEWRWRLVHNNGNIIADSGEGYSRKATARKGLESVMRNAAGAAVVEDVD
- a CDS encoding ribbon-helix-helix protein, CopG family; this encodes MSTKRVNFRLPEELLTQADVTAEVTHKNRTEVVIEALRQYLADKESDEKFREAVVELFLAEEIEYETLVAVIGRQDAEAVRASKDVLDRGEKLADKLADL
- a CDS encoding cobalt-precorrin-4/precorrin-4 C(11)-methyltransferase, with amino-acid sequence MSDESAADSGEETDPQSAIDAQGERRRAELDDRIFDHNAGDEQEGIPFVGAGPGDPRLLTVAGMELLQEADLVVHAGSLVNSELLDEYCDHAKTVTSIGKDLEELIPLMRDAHREGRNVVRLHSGDPAIYGAALEQMDALEHEGVSTYIVPGVTSAFAASASLRTQLTLNEVSNHVAFTRPQGKTLTEEDDHISEFVEMGDVTTCIYLGTHAVADTMDRLIEDGHDEDIPVAVVYHASWPDEDMMIGTIGTIGEILEEAGHRASAMVIIGDAVTGAGYERSFLYDGWANRGDDGAEDEESTADETTETTTQ
- the cbiT gene encoding precorrin-6Y C5,15-methyltransferase (decarboxylating) subunit CbiT: MPLALPHDAKAGPTKSEVRSVLLGKLDLSESDHFAEVGSCTGAVTIEAARRAGRVTALERRAKRLEVTKKNLAANEESVTAEVDLRNAEAPEGLPDDADALFLGGSRNFEAVLDHAVDTEVDRIVMNVSRLEVAGRATQAFRDRDILEEVVQFQVSHGYELAGATSFNSDNPVYMLVGSATEDSDEGGKKAEATQ
- a CDS encoding precorrin-3B C(17)-methyltransferase, yielding MSSESTDSSTVDQPDDLGTLSVVGIGPGLPDDMTQRAKRVIETADCVIVSDLYQAFLRDDGSLPPKDEVDDDGFVTRDNGHQQEIIRSTMGRQIELAKVAFERVREGDDVAHVSGGDPSVYGKSDLIFKMAEEEDATDVPIEIVPGITAALGGGAMVGAPLCNDFCTISLSDKWRGWEEIEQKLRAAAISDFVIVLYNCWRNYEKAVDIVREERTDDALVAIVNDAGRKDAGRNGEDHFITTLGEATDHDQKVSGMGTSLIIGNHETETWSNDYRTFLVTPRGGRDVENF
- the cbiG gene encoding cobalt-precorrin 5A hydrolase; the protein is MSTDNDSSDSGGHCSTADSDGEVAEEIAIISFSRKMETAEEIKAELADRYEKIDIIEYHGEVFDDHWGEYDCFIGLMASGIAMRKTAHLLDDKWDDPAICVVDEALTWAIPITGGHHGANQVAQDLATMGAIPAMTTASEAAGKQGVEARAKAMDSHVVNGRSTIQTNLAVLDDNLGPIARLDGPQAVLVGDDVTVLKRNKDDGVVIGTGSVSGASAESFIAAWETALAETEYGFEDVDFVATATRKEDEEGLLEAAEELDLGVVAFDKETLLEHEGPTPSRSKELIGWPGVSEASAIAGGREQDLLLEKIGYENEVTVAIGR